The Streptomyces sp. NBC_01317 genomic interval CGTCCGACGTCCCCCGGTCCATGGACCCCCGGGCGAGGGTGAACCGTACGCCCGTCTCGGTCGCGGACTCCACGATCGCGCCCGTCAGATCGCCCGCACCGCGCGGATAGACGTAGTGGTGGTCCATGGCGGTGGTGACACCGCCGCGCGCCATCATCGCGAGGGAGCCCCGGGCGGCGGCGCGGAGCATCGGCTCGTCGATGCGCGCCCAGACCGGGTAGAGCGCGACCAGCCAGTCGAAGAGGTTGTGGTCGGTGGCGAGGCCGCGGGTGATCCACTGGTAGAAGTGGTGGTGGGTGTTGACGAGGCCGGGCGTGAGGAGATGGCCGGTGCCGTCGACACGCCGTACGACATCGTCCAGACCGGCGGGGGCGGGGCCCGCGCCGACCGACTCGATCAGGTGGTCCGCGATCACGACGTGGCCCGAGGCGTACTCGGTGTCGTGCGCGTCCACGGTCGCTACGGCGCAGTTCTCGATGACGATGCGCGGGACGCGCGGTGCCGCCATGGCGGTTCCTCTTCCTGTACGGGCGATCAGGGGTCAGAGGGGTTCAGGTCAGGGGGGTTCAGGTCAGAGGGTGGTCAGGTCAGAGGGTGGTCAGGTCCGGGGAGATCCGCGCGTCGGCGCCGTCGCGCAGGACGGTGGCCTCGATCAGGCCGTACGGGCGGTCCGCGGCGAGGTAGACGGCTCCGTCGGGGGTGTCGTTCTTGAGCCCGAACGGCGCCAGGTCGACCAGGAAATGGTGCTTGTTGGGGAGCGAGAACCGGATCTCGTCGATCTCGTCGCGGTGGTCCAGGACCCGGGTGCCCATCTGGTGGAGGGTCTGCTGGAGCGACAGCGAGTACGTCTCGGCGAAGGCGGCGAGCACATGGCGTCTGGTCTGCTCGTACGACTCGTTCCAGTCGGGCGCGCCGATGCTGCCGCCGGGCTCCTCGACACCGGACCAGCCGTACCGCCAGCGGGCGGACACGTCGGTCGCGAGAATCCGGTCGTACGCCTCCTTGAGCGTCGTGTACTTGTCCTTGGCGAACCCCCAGAACTCGGAGTCGGTCGAGTTCAGCACCGTCAGGTCCTTGAGTCCGGAGACGACCTCCACCCGCTCGCCGTCGAAGGTGATCTGGCTGACCCGGGTCTCCTGCCCCCGGCGGACGAACGAGTGCCCGCCCTCTTCTCCGCCGCCTTCTCCCCCGTCACCGGAGGTCGCGATCCGCTCCCAGGCGTACTCCTCGATCCGGACACGCGCCCGGTCGATCGGCTCGCACGTGGTCACGAAGTGCCTCGCCAGCACGATGCCGAACTGCTCCGGGGACTCGATCCCGTGCTCCTTGGCGAACGCGTACACCGTGTTTTTCATGGTGTCGGTCGGCAGGACATGGGCGTTCGAGCCGGAGAGGTGAACGTCGTCCAGATCGCCGGAGAGGGAGACCGAGACGTTCAGGTCCTTGATGTGGTGGGTGGAGCCGTCCCGCGTGATCTTGACGACGCGGTTCTCCGCCTTGCCGTACTGATTCTGTCCGAGCGTGGTGGGCATGCCTGCTAGCTCCCTCGGTATACGGAGTAGCCGAACGGGTTGAGCAGCAGCGGCACGTGGAAGTGCTCGCCCGGGGTGACGGCGAAGGTGACCGTCACTTCCGGGAAGAACGCACCGCTGTCCCGTAGCGCGGGGGCGTCCTGCCGCTCCTCGGCCGGTGTCCTGCTGGTGAGGTACGGCCCGGTGGTGAAGTCGAGCCGTACGTGCGTGGTGTCCGGCGGCAGCGCCGGCAGGTGGGCGCAGCGCCCGTCCGCGTCGGTCCGCGAACCGCCGAGTGTCACCCACGCGGCGCCGGAACCACCGCGGGCCGCGAGCGAGACGGCGACGTCCGGGGCGGGGCGTCCGACGCTGGTGTCCAGGATGTGCGTGGATACCGACGCCGGGGCGGGGTCGCGGGGTTCGCTGCCGGGGTCGGGGCGGGTGCTGGTGCTCAAGGGGTCAGTCTCCTTCGAGGACGAGGCGCGTCAGCCGGATGCGGTTGATCTTGCCCAGTTCGGTGCGCACGATCTCGCGCTCCTCCTCCGGGGTATGACCGATCCGGGTCCTGAGCGCGTCCCGCATCTGCTCACCGGTCGCGCCGGTGGCGCAGATCAGGAAGACATGGCCGAACCTGTCCTGGTACGCCAGGTTCAGTTCGAGCATCTCCGCCTTGAGCGTGTCGGAGGCGCCGGCCATCCCCCGTTGTTCACGGGAGGAGACCGGGTCCCCCGGCGCGGGCCGCCCGATCGGCGGGTGCCCCGCCATCGCCTCGGCCAGATCGTCCTCCGTCAGCGCGGCCACGGCGGTGTCCGCGGCGGTGAGGAGGTCGTCCAGTTCGGCGTACGGACGACGAACGAGCAGCTCACTTCCCCACGCCGAACTGGCGCACACCTCACGGAGCACGGCCAGGGCCGCGCTGTCGGACGAGACGTTGAACCGGGCAAGGCCCGGCGGTGGCCGATACGTCACGGTGCCTCCGTGGCTGCGCTGAACGGGCTGCGCCTAGCTAACGCCCTCGCCCCGACGCCGTCAACACTTTGTTGAAATCTCGGCCTCGCCACGACCGGACCGACTCGGGGCGGGGTGCGGCACAGAATTCGCGAAGTCAGCATTTCCGCGCCGTACTTGCCGCGGTAGCCGGCCCGCGACGCCCATCCCGTTCTCCGGAGCCGCGTCGCGGGCGATCTCCCCGAGCGGCACCTCGGCCCGGCCGTCGGCGCGCACCACCCGGTTGCGGGAGTCCAGGAGCAGTACGGCCGGCGGGTGCCCGCCCTCCGGTGAGTGCGCGGCACGCATCTGGCTGTGCCGCAGGGCCGTACCGAGGGAGCGGGCGCCGCGTGGGCGCCCGCCGCCTCGAACAAAACCCGCGGCTCGTCCCCGAACCCGGCCGGGGCCATCCGCTCGCGGCGAAGGCGACCGGCGCGCGGGCTCCGGCCGCCTCCTCGGGCTTCCCGTTCAGGTCATGTCTGGGTCCGCCGGGTCAGGTCATACCTCCGAATACTCGGGGCGCTCGCTCGGCTCGGCCTCCACGGCCGCCGCCTCCTGGCGCCGGTTGCGGGTGTACTGGACGATCGTCACCAGCAGCGCGAAGATCGTGATGCCGACGGTGACGCCGATCGCGGTCTTCATGTGCGGGAGCAGGTGCGCGTGCTGGATGTGTGTCGTCCCCGTGCCCAGGATCGCCGTGACGACCGCGAGGACGATCGCGCCGCCGATCTGGAGGCTGGAGTTCAGGATGCCGGACGCCAGCCCTTGCTCCTCGTCCTTCACACCCGCCGTGGCCTGCACGTTCACCGCCGGGAAGCAGAGCGCGAAGCCGACGCCGAGCAGCAGGATCGTGGGCAGCATGAAGTTCGCGTACGACTGCCCCGGGCTGACGCGCAGGAACAGGGCGTAGGCGGCCGCGAACGCGGTCAGGCCCGCGAGGAGCAGCTTGACCGTACTGAAACGCTCCAGGAGGAGCGGGATCTTCGAGCCGCTGAGGACCACGACCAGTCCGCCGGGCAGGAAGGCCAGGGCCATGTGGATCGGCGACCAGCCGAGGGAGTTCTGTACGTACAGCGTCACCAGGAACTGGAAGGCGACGTAGCCGCCGAACATCACCGCCGCCGAGATGTTGGCGTGGACGAGCGCGCCCGAGCGCAGGATGCCCAGCCGCAGCAGCGGGGTGCGGTGCCTGCGTTCCAGGACGACGAACACCGCCATCAGCACGACGCTCAGCGCCAGCAGCCCGAGGGTGGAGAAGCTTCCCCAGCCGTGCGTGGGCGCTTCCACCACCGCGTACACGAGGAGCAGCAGCGCCGCCGTACAGCTCACCGCGCCGCGCAGGTCCAGCCCGGAGAGGCTCAGCTTGCCGTGCGGGACACGGGGGATGACCTTCAGTCCCGCGACGACCAGCGCGAGGGCGATCGGTCCGGGGACGAGGAAGGTGAGCCGCCAGTTCAGCTCGGTGAGCAGCCCGCCGAAGATCAGCCCCAGGGAGAACCCGCTCGCGCCGCACGCGGCGTAGATCCCCATGGCGCGGCTGCGCGCCTTGCCTTCGGTGAAGGTGGTGTTGATGATCGACAGGCCCGCCGGGACGGTGAAGGCGGCGGACGCGCCCTTGATGAAGCGCAGGGCGATCAGCAGGATGTCGCTGTCGACGAAGGTGCTGATGACCGACGCCGCGCCGAACACGCACAAGGCGGCGAGGAAGACCCGTCGGCGTCCCAGCAGGTCGGAGGCTCTGCCGCCGAGCAGCAGGAGACTTCCGTAACCGAGCACGTAGCCGCTGACGATCCATTGCAGCGAACTGGCCGACAGATGCAGGTCCCTGCCGATGTCCGGCAGGGCGACCCCGACCATGGTGAGGTCGAGACCGTCGAGGAAGAGCGCTCCGCAGAGGACGATCAGGAGGATCCAGGTCGCCGGTTTCCACTTGGAGTCGCCGAGGGTGGACAGAGATCCGTTTTCTTCCGAATTGGGATCATTCATTCGGCAAGAGTAAACAGGGCCGCCGTGCGCCCCAAATGATGCTATACGTCCGTATTCGGCGAAGAATTTCTGTTACGCGTCCGTACGTGATCCGGTCGCCACCGTGCGGAGCGCGACAGCCGCCGTACGGCCCCCGGCTCGGCGGATCGGGCCACGGCACAACGTCCCCTTGCCCTGATGTTTGCCAAGCTTTGGGTAGGGCCGCGCGGTCGGCCGCGCCGGGGACATCGCCGGGGAATATGTGACGGGTGATCAGCTCAGCGGCCCGTCGGCCGGCGGCCGCTCGCCGTCCTCGCGGGCCTTCGCCCGCTGCTCGTTGGCGTAGTTCAGGTAGTTGTAGACGGTGAAGCGGCTGACGCCGAGCGCGCTCGCCACCGTTTCCACGCCGTGCCGTACGGAGAAGGCGCCGCGCGCCTCCAGTATCCGGACGACCGATTGTTTGGACTTACGGTCCAACTCGGCCAGCGGCCTGCCGTGCCGGCGCTCCAGCGCGGCCAGGATGTGGTCCAGGGACTCCGAGAGCTGCGGCAACCGTACGGCGAGAACCTCCTCGCCCTCCCAGGCGAGCACGACGTCGTCGGGCTCGGCCTCGACCGCCGCCATCAGCTCGCCGCCCATCGCGTCCACCAGCGGCTTGACGGCGGCGACGAGGGGGTGGTCGCGCGGGGCGGTCACCGACCGCTCTCCGTGCCGCCGGCTTCCTTACCGTCGACTTCCGGACTACCGGCTTCCGCCTCGATCACGCTCACCTGGAGCGAGACCCGGGTCGCGCCCGCCGCCAGCGTCTCGCGCAGCAGCACGTCCACGGCCGCCAGCACCTCGTCCGAGCCGCCCTCGGCGGTGTTGCCGAACGGACCGACGTCGACGGAGTCCAGCGAGGCGCTCCCCACGACCTCCCGGGCCACCAGCGCGTGCGCGGGTGCCTCGTCGAGGTCGAAGGGTTCGGTCGTGAACTCCACCCGCAGTCGCACCGCGCCTCCACCCTTGTAGCCTCGACCGTCGTACCGGAAGTCGACCTTAACGGATCGGACGTCACACCGACCCCGGGCCGTGATCCGCCTCCCGCGCGGGAGGGAGCCGGTCGAGTCGCCCGGCGGCGACCAGGGCGACCTCGCCTCCGACCCGTACGTTCGTCAGGGCGTTCCAAGGCCCCTGGGGCGTCACCCGCATCAGGCTGGGACGGCCCGCGAACCGGCCCTGGGCGAGGGTGAATTCGGCATCCGGAGGGACCAGCCCGTGCTTGGCCAGAAAGGCGCCGACGCAGCCGGCCGCGCTGCCGGTGGCGACATCCTCCAGCACCCCGTCGTTGTTCCAGCTCCGCCCTTCGGGGCCGCCGGCCGCCCCGAGGGCCCCGACATCGAGGACGTACGCGAACCGCGCCCCGTACTCCTCCAGCAGCGCGGCGAGGTCCGGGCCGGAGATCCGGGCCCCCGCCAGCCCCGACGTCACCGGCACGATCAGATAACTCAGTCCCGTGGTGACCACTTCCAGCGGCAGATCGGCGAGAGCCCCGGCGGGCAGCGAGAGCGCCCCGGCGATCCCCGCCCGCCCGGCCGCCGGCACCTCGCCCAGGAAACGCGGCGGCCCCTGGTCGAGCAGCGCGGTGACCCCGACGGCGGACGGCGCCGTGGTGACGCCGACCGTCGCGCCCGGCAGCCGGAAGGTCCACCGGCGCGGTCCGGCCGCGCCCAACCGCTCGTGGAGGACGGCCGCCGCGCCGAGGACCGGATGCCCGGCGAAGTCCAGCTCCCCGAAGAGGTCGAAGACCCGGGCCCCGACCACCCCGGCCGCGTCGGGCGGGGTGAGGAAGACCGACTCGAAGTGCCGTACCTCCTGGGTGATGGCGAGCAGCTGCCCGGCGGTCGTACGGCCCGGCAGGTCGCCGTCGGCGCCGAAGACCGCGAGGCTGTTGCCGGTGTACGGGCCGGTGGCGAACACGTCGACGTGGCGGTAACCGACGGACACAGGACGTCCTTCCAGGGATCGCGGGGTGTGCGGGGAGCCCGCGGGTGGCCCCCGGCGCCGACGTTAGGGAGCCCCGACCGCCCTGTCCGGGGCCAATCGGACCCCGGTGGACCGGAGGGCGGCCGAGGAATTACCGAAACGGCACTTGACAGGCCCCGAGCCCCACAGGCAGGCTTCCATCAAGCAGAAAATAACTTCCGCAATACGGAAGGAGCGCCTGGCCCCTCATGAGTTACTCCGAGCAGCGCTTCGATGTGAACCTGTCCATCCTCTTCACGGAACTCCCGCTCCTGGAGCGCCCGGCCGCCGCCGCGGCGGCCAGCTTCGGCGCGGTCGAGCTGTGGTGGCCCTGGATCGACACCCCCACACCGCCGCAGGCCGAGCTGGACGCGCTCAAGAAGGCGCTGGACGACGCGGGCACCCAGCTGGTCGGGCTGAACTTCTACGCCGGACAGTTGCCGGGGCCCGACCGCGGCGCACTCTCCGTACCGGGTGTGGAGGCCGAGCGCTTCCGCGCCAACGTCGATGTCGCCGCCGGCTTCGCCGCCTCCGTGGGCTGCACGGCGCTCAACGCGCTGTACGGCAACCGCGTCGAAGGCGTCGACCCGCACCTCCAGGACACCCTGGCCCTGGACAACCTCGTCCTGGCCGCCCGCGCGGCCGACCGGGTCGGGGCGACGCTGCTGATCGAGGCGCTCAACAAGCCGGAGTCCCCTCTCTACCCGCTGGTGAGCGCGCCCGCCGCGATCGAGGTCGTGGACCGGGTCAACGCGGCCACCGGCCTCGGCAACGCGGCCTTCCTGCTCGATCTCTACCACCTGTCGATGAACGGCGAGGACCTGGCCGCGGTCATCGACTCGTACGCCGACAGGACCGGCCACGTGCAGATCGCGGACAACCCGGGCCGTGGCGCGCCGGGCACCGGATCGCTGCCGCTGGAGGACCTCCTCGGCCGGCTGCGGAAGGCCGGTTACGACGGCTGGGTCGGCCTGGAGTACAAGCCCGGCGACCGTCCGAGCGCCGAGGCGTTCGGCTGGCTCGCCCCCTGACCATCTTCTGATGTACGTGTGTCGAAAGAGGCCCCCGCAATGAGTAATCTCCCCAAGATCGCGTGGATCGGACTCGGCATCATGGGCTCCCCCATGTCCGAGAACCTGATCAAGGCCGGTTACTCGGTGACCGGGTTCACGCTGGAGCAGGACAAGCTGGACCGGCTCGC includes:
- a CDS encoding helix-turn-helix domain-containing protein codes for the protein MTAPRDHPLVAAVKPLVDAMGGELMAAVEAEPDDVVLAWEGEEVLAVRLPQLSESLDHILAALERRHGRPLAELDRKSKQSVVRILEARGAFSVRHGVETVASALGVSRFTVYNYLNYANEQRAKAREDGERPPADGPLS
- the pucL gene encoding factor-independent urate hydroxylase, with translation MPTTLGQNQYGKAENRVVKITRDGSTHHIKDLNVSVSLSGDLDDVHLSGSNAHVLPTDTMKNTVYAFAKEHGIESPEQFGIVLARHFVTTCEPIDRARVRIEEYAWERIATSGDGGEGGGEEGGHSFVRRGQETRVSQITFDGERVEVVSGLKDLTVLNSTDSEFWGFAKDKYTTLKEAYDRILATDVSARWRYGWSGVEEPGGSIGAPDWNESYEQTRRHVLAAFAETYSLSLQQTLHQMGTRVLDHRDEIDEIRFSLPNKHHFLVDLAPFGLKNDTPDGAVYLAADRPYGLIEATVLRDGADARISPDLTTL
- the uraD gene encoding 2-oxo-4-hydroxy-4-carboxy-5-ureidoimidazoline decarboxylase — protein: MTYRPPPGLARFNVSSDSAALAVLREVCASSAWGSELLVRRPYAELDDLLTAADTAVAALTEDDLAEAMAGHPPIGRPAPGDPVSSREQRGMAGASDTLKAEMLELNLAYQDRFGHVFLICATGATGEQMRDALRTRIGHTPEEEREIVRTELGKINRIRLTRLVLEGD
- a CDS encoding PhzF family phenazine biosynthesis protein, with amino-acid sequence MSVGYRHVDVFATGPYTGNSLAVFGADGDLPGRTTAGQLLAITQEVRHFESVFLTPPDAAGVVGARVFDLFGELDFAGHPVLGAAAVLHERLGAAGPRRWTFRLPGATVGVTTAPSAVGVTALLDQGPPRFLGEVPAAGRAGIAGALSLPAGALADLPLEVVTTGLSYLIVPVTSGLAGARISGPDLAALLEEYGARFAYVLDVGALGAAGGPEGRSWNNDGVLEDVATGSAAGCVGAFLAKHGLVPPDAEFTLAQGRFAGRPSLMRVTPQGPWNALTNVRVGGEVALVAAGRLDRLPPAREADHGPGSV
- the uraH gene encoding hydroxyisourate hydrolase, with product MSTSTRPDPGSEPRDPAPASVSTHILDTSVGRPAPDVAVSLAARGGSGAAWVTLGGSRTDADGRCAHLPALPPDTTHVRLDFTTGPYLTSRTPAEERQDAPALRDSGAFFPEVTVTFAVTPGEHFHVPLLLNPFGYSVYRGS
- a CDS encoding MFS transporter — encoded protein: MNDPNSEENGSLSTLGDSKWKPATWILLIVLCGALFLDGLDLTMVGVALPDIGRDLHLSASSLQWIVSGYVLGYGSLLLLGGRASDLLGRRRVFLAALCVFGAASVISTFVDSDILLIALRFIKGASAAFTVPAGLSIINTTFTEGKARSRAMGIYAACGASGFSLGLIFGGLLTELNWRLTFLVPGPIALALVVAGLKVIPRVPHGKLSLSGLDLRGAVSCTAALLLLVYAVVEAPTHGWGSFSTLGLLALSVVLMAVFVVLERRHRTPLLRLGILRSGALVHANISAAVMFGGYVAFQFLVTLYVQNSLGWSPIHMALAFLPGGLVVVLSGSKIPLLLERFSTVKLLLAGLTAFAAAYALFLRVSPGQSYANFMLPTILLLGVGFALCFPAVNVQATAGVKDEEQGLASGILNSSLQIGGAIVLAVVTAILGTGTTHIQHAHLLPHMKTAIGVTVGITIFALLVTIVQYTRNRRQEAAAVEAEPSERPEYSEV
- a CDS encoding TIM barrel protein; amino-acid sequence: MSYSEQRFDVNLSILFTELPLLERPAAAAAASFGAVELWWPWIDTPTPPQAELDALKKALDDAGTQLVGLNFYAGQLPGPDRGALSVPGVEAERFRANVDVAAGFAASVGCTALNALYGNRVEGVDPHLQDTLALDNLVLAARAADRVGATLLIEALNKPESPLYPLVSAPAAIEVVDRVNAATGLGNAAFLLDLYHLSMNGEDLAAVIDSYADRTGHVQIADNPGRGAPGTGSLPLEDLLGRLRKAGYDGWVGLEYKPGDRPSAEAFGWLAP